From the genome of Pseudomonas migulae:
GCCACCCCCGTCATTGCTGACCGACGTGATCAAGCGCTTCAAAATCGATCGGGACATCCAGACGCTCAGCGAGCAGATCGGCAGTTCGGACCCCGAGCACTATCAGGCCCTGACCCATCGCAAATTGCTGTTCGAAGCTCGCTACCGGGCACTTGAAACCACCGAAGATCGCGCAGCGCAGCGTCTGATTGCCGATGTGCAGGGACTACCGACGGATGTGGCCCAGGAACTGGTGAGCAATGCGACAGGCTCCGAACTGCTGCACTTGCACAACGGTCGTGTGCCCCGACGCCTCATCGATGTGGCGCAAAAAGCCATGGAAGCGGTGCGGGCGAGTCGCGCCTACGAGGGGCTTTATTCTGAATCGCTGGAAACCGCAGACACCCACCGGCTGGCCTTGCATAGCCTGGAGTCGCTGCCCGGCTGGCCCGATACCTTGCGTATTGAGGTGAGGGATTATTCCCATGACGGCGTGTTGCGCGACAGCATTGGCCGAGCCGACGCGCCAATCGTTAAAACACTGGTGGCGACTGAAGATGGCGACTATCACGTTGCAGAAAACAATGAACAGCCCGGCGACTTCTACACCGCCATACTCAAAGCGCTGACGGAAACAGAACGCAACGCACTGAACATTTCGGATGGCGACGGGCACCTACTCAAACAGCGCCTCGCAGAACATGCCCTGGATCAACCGGCCTTGCGCAAGCTGTTCGCGAAACATCCCCAACGCAAACCCTTCTACGATCCGACCACCATGCGCCTCCCCGGAGGCACCGACGGTTACAGGCGCAATCATTCCCAAACACCCACACTCAACGACAGGGTTCACGAGGTTTATCCCAGCCTTGCCCAAGAGGAACTCCAGTCCTTCGTCGCCCATTTGCAACGTCACCCCGATGGCGCGCGCATAGAGCTTTCACGCCTGAGCCGCGAACTTGAACGACTGCATCGAGACCTGAACACCTGGATCAATAATTCACCCACCGTCCATCCCGAAACCAGGCTGCCGCTCAGCGATCTGGAACAACAGGCCCAGCGGCATAACCGTCGGTTGCTGGCCCAGGAAATCCAACGTAGCTGGCGTCGGCAATCGGACCGGGACCTGGACGCTCCAGACAGCGGTGACCGATATGTACTGCGGTTCGCGGAGCCAATCCTGGGTGATCTGCCAGCACTGACTGCCGAATTCAGTCACGTATCACTGCTGAGCCTCGAAGGCAGTCATGCAGAACAAGGCATTCACAGTTTCTTGCAACGTTTCAATGATCTTCGTCGCCTCGATTTACGCCGTTTCTCCCTGACCACCCTGCCCGATGCCATTCCCCACATGGCAAACCTCGATGCCTTGGTGCTCAGCGATTGCGCGATCAGGTTTGATGCTGCTGCCTGGTCAAAACTGACCTCATTGAAAAAACTGGTGATGCTGGACCTGTACAAGAACCCGTTTGAACGGGTGCCCGAAATCGACTCGTTATCAGAACTCGTACACCTGGACCTGAGCGACACGGGCCTGACTGAAATTCCCGGCAGCGCCATGCGCCACCCCAAGCTCGACACACTGATGCTGATGAACAACCAGATAACCGAGCTGCCTGGCGGAATTTTCGACAGCGCTGTCTACGACAAACGCGGGGTACATCTTTCGCACAACCCGCTCACTCACCAGGCAAGACAACTCATCAAGCTTCGATACTTCGACACCTCTTACGATTTAGGGGTCTACGCCCCCGAGGCGGATATAGAGCGAGTCAGGGCGCTGTACCCGAGTATGGAGGTGGAGCATGCCAGCGACTATGTCTACGAACTGCCCGGCACACTGGAAGATGGCCGGGTAGAACTGACCCATCTGGAAGCGGAGCTCGCGCAGCTAAGCACCGATCTGTCGGCATGGACAGCCAACCTGCCACCCCGGCATCCACTGACGGGCGAACCCTTCAATGCGCAAGAACAGCTCATCGAACATGCAAACCGCGATGAATTCAAACAGGCAGTGGAACAATGCTGGCGGCACGAAAGTGAACTGGACGATTTCAATAATGCACTTGAGCCCACCTTTGAACTCAGGATCAGACCCGTCATACACGGTGATCTGCCGACGCTCAGTGCCGACTTCAGTCATGTCTCGGCACTGGAACTGCAAAGCATCGATGGCGTGACGGGTATCGGAAACTTCCTGGAATCTTTTCCCAACCTCAAAAGCCTCAGGCTGCGCGACTGCAACCTGAGCAATATTCCCGACGCCGTGTTCAAGATGGGTCAATTGAGGTCACTGTCGCTACCCGGTTGCCGAATCACTTTGTCGCCGGAATCGGCCAACGCAATGGCGGGAATGGAGTGGCTCGACTACCTGGATCTGGGCCGCAACCCTCTGGGACAAACGCCCGACCTGAGCCAGATCAGGGGGCTCGCGAGCGTCCTGCTCCATGAAACCGGCATCACCGAAATACCTCGGGGCCTGTTTAACCTGGATGAGTTGGATTGGGCCGACCTGAGCACCAACGCCATCACCGAAATGCCCAGTGAGTTATTGGAACTACCCGAGGAGATCGCAGAAAACATCAACTTGCGAGGCAATCGGTTTTCTGAGGAGAGCCTGTTGCG
Proteins encoded in this window:
- a CDS encoding dermonecrotic toxin domain-containing protein, with product MNQNAHELAAHPSPHYQHLFSNLPAWVLEASADTRLALKNTSLEAPTWHGTATRLQHQRLKNSSQQYWSQRNHLGSMLAKLQSAQAFAEPLLSAALKSRFGLELDVKTTFLRLYIPQTIPWFPIKSGAARTWTVSLLDAAQHNFQASEAEADAYEPASTFITEPSPRGHFDTLPQVSRKITVQGFVRLCRELDIGGQYNAYLKDNLGLTNRLVATVLQPEVMNTNKAAFRHALHLAHVRQDIQEDAYEALYPILDSDAAMPLGGYPLQGHDFTMMSSSLTGIVIFGANPDRAIKATRIIAYIPDDPEHPLKEYPDTLAFMAELTRKLRSPGYQAFFSRFVDHQERGHFFADLNSRLQTVTWHQHTRGDPLPSWRETPIDKPNLRFSMTAHKGGLWPHLYQRQLNKILNDASTLAVSTASADQKARWALWDTLSKVASTILQVAAFVALPFVPFLGELMLAYMAYQVLDETFEGILDWAENLKTEAFGHLMGVVESVVQLGTFAVGGALVVGELKPLLSKDILEFFDKFTPVKASNGKSRYWKPDLSPYEHSVNLPTTAKPDHLGLYRHEGKNLLSIEGNHYAVERNSKTGQFEIRHPDRADAYQPPLQHNGHGAWQTVLEQPLNWDRETVMRRIGHSVESFSSGEREQILRVSGYHDNVLREMHADHLPPPSLLTDVIKRFKIDRDIQTLSEQIGSSDPEHYQALTHRKLLFEARYRALETTEDRAAQRLIADVQGLPTDVAQELVSNATGSELLHLHNGRVPRRLIDVAQKAMEAVRASRAYEGLYSESLETADTHRLALHSLESLPGWPDTLRIEVRDYSHDGVLRDSIGRADAPIVKTLVATEDGDYHVAENNEQPGDFYTAILKALTETERNALNISDGDGHLLKQRLAEHALDQPALRKLFAKHPQRKPFYDPTTMRLPGGTDGYRRNHSQTPTLNDRVHEVYPSLAQEELQSFVAHLQRHPDGARIELSRLSRELERLHRDLNTWINNSPTVHPETRLPLSDLEQQAQRHNRRLLAQEIQRSWRRQSDRDLDAPDSGDRYVLRFAEPILGDLPALTAEFSHVSLLSLEGSHAEQGIHSFLQRFNDLRRLDLRRFSLTTLPDAIPHMANLDALVLSDCAIRFDAAAWSKLTSLKKLVMLDLYKNPFERVPEIDSLSELVHLDLSDTGLTEIPGSAMRHPKLDTLMLMNNQITELPGGIFDSAVYDKRGVHLSHNPLTHQARQLIKLRYFDTSYDLGVYAPEADIERVRALYPSMEVEHASDYVYELPGTLEDGRVELTHLEAELAQLSTDLSAWTANLPPRHPLTGEPFNAQEQLIEHANRDEFKQAVEQCWRHESELDDFNNALEPTFELRIRPVIHGDLPTLSADFSHVSALELQSIDGVTGIGNFLESFPNLKSLRLRDCNLSNIPDAVFKMGQLRSLSLPGCRITLSPESANAMAGMEWLDYLDLGRNPLGQTPDLSQIRGLASVLLHETGITEIPRGLFNLDELDWADLSTNAITEMPSELLELPEEIAENINLRGNRFSEESLLRMISYFERTGVDFGVDEVINRGEMQMSSTEGSEVDE